One stretch of Paenibacillus sp. AN1007 DNA includes these proteins:
- a CDS encoding catalase — translation MTDRLTTNQGAPVGDNQNSRTAGRRGPTLLEDYHLIEKIAHFDRERIPERVVHARGAGAHGIFKLEQSMTAYTTADFLQEPGTETDVLVRFSTVIHGTGSPETARDPRGFAVKFYTREGNYDIVGNHLPVFFIRDAIKFPDMVHSLKPAPDTNIQDPARYWDFMTLSPESTHMMTWLFSDLGTPASYREMDGFGVHAFKWINAEGEVHYVKYKWESVQGVRAFSRQEAAEVQGQDFNHATRDLHEHIKNGDFPQWKLQVQLLKPEQMDDFSFDPLDPTKTWPEDVLPFQTVGTMTLNRNPQNFFAEVEQAAFSPSAVVRGIEPSEDKLLQGRLFSYPDTQRHRLGPNYLQIPVNCPYAPVRNHQRDGLMNVNQDPSPVNYEPNSSSSSPQEDPAYREIQVPLQGHVTREKIEKTDDYTQAGELFRSFTPAEQHNLLDNLTNDLKAVPVDIQMRALCHFFRADGQLGARLAHGLGIDISGHMPK, via the coding sequence ATGACAGATCGTTTGACAACCAACCAGGGAGCTCCCGTAGGAGATAACCAGAATTCACGGACTGCAGGAAGAAGAGGGCCTACCCTGCTGGAGGACTACCATCTGATTGAGAAGATCGCCCATTTTGACCGAGAGCGTATTCCTGAACGAGTTGTACATGCGAGAGGTGCAGGGGCACATGGGATATTCAAGCTGGAGCAGAGCATGACGGCGTACACAACAGCGGATTTCCTGCAAGAACCGGGCACTGAAACCGATGTGCTTGTACGGTTCTCAACCGTTATTCATGGTACGGGTTCTCCCGAAACTGCTCGTGACCCGCGGGGATTTGCTGTTAAATTTTATACACGTGAAGGCAACTATGATATTGTCGGCAATCACCTGCCGGTCTTCTTTATTCGCGATGCGATTAAATTCCCGGATATGGTACATTCCCTGAAGCCTGCTCCAGATACTAACATTCAGGACCCGGCTCGTTATTGGGACTTCATGACGCTCTCCCCGGAATCAACGCATATGATGACATGGCTGTTCTCAGATCTGGGAACGCCCGCGAGTTACCGGGAGATGGATGGTTTCGGTGTACACGCATTCAAATGGATCAATGCCGAGGGCGAAGTGCACTATGTAAAATACAAATGGGAATCGGTTCAAGGGGTTCGCGCTTTCTCACGTCAGGAAGCTGCTGAAGTTCAGGGACAGGATTTCAACCATGCAACACGTGATCTGCACGAACATATCAAAAACGGTGATTTCCCGCAGTGGAAGCTGCAGGTGCAGCTGCTGAAGCCGGAACAGATGGATGATTTCTCTTTTGATCCACTCGACCCGACCAAAACATGGCCGGAAGATGTTCTTCCCTTCCAAACGGTGGGGACGATGACATTGAACCGTAATCCGCAGAATTTCTTTGCAGAAGTGGAGCAGGCAGCATTCTCACCGAGCGCGGTTGTACGGGGAATTGAACCATCTGAGGATAAGCTGCTGCAGGGTCGTTTGTTCTCTTACCCGGATACACAGCGGCACCGACTCGGACCTAACTATCTGCAGATTCCGGTGAACTGCCCTTATGCACCTGTGCGCAATCATCAGCGTGATGGGCTCATGAATGTGAACCAAGATCCGTCTCCTGTAAACTATGAACCTAACAGTTCGAGCAGCAGCCCGCAAGAAGATCCGGCTTACCGTGAAATTCAGGTTCCACTGCAGGGGCATGTCACGAGAGAGAAAATTGAGAAAACAGATGATTACACACAAGCCGGGGAATTGTTCCGTTCGTTCACGCCTGCTGAGCAGCACAACCTGTTGGATAATTTGACGAATGATCTCAAAGCCGTACCGGTAGATATTCAGATGCGAGCCTTATGCCATTTCTTCCGGGCGGACGGACAGTTGGGTGCTCGATTGGCTCATGGCTTGGGCATAGATATCTCCGGGCATATGCCAAAATAA
- a CDS encoding BlaI/MecI/CopY family transcriptional regulator, whose amino-acid sequence MRILNFKVGERGLNRFFGPLEARIMDILWARPGSSIREVQTALEQEKDVNFNTVMTVMNRLVDKGLLSKTQKGRTSLYKPVQSREAFMNDQSKELSQELVDEFGSLALNHMLDALDEADEGLIERLEMKIKQWKKDND is encoded by the coding sequence ATGAGAATACTTAATTTCAAAGTGGGAGAGCGTGGACTGAACCGATTCTTCGGTCCGTTGGAGGCCAGAATTATGGACATTCTGTGGGCTCGCCCCGGAAGCAGCATCCGTGAAGTACAGACTGCATTGGAGCAGGAAAAGGATGTAAATTTCAATACGGTTATGACTGTGATGAATCGTTTGGTGGATAAGGGACTGCTCAGTAAAACACAGAAAGGCCGCACATCGCTGTATAAACCGGTACAGAGCAGGGAGGCGTTTATGAACGATCAATCCAAGGAATTGTCACAGGAATTGGTGGATGAATTCGGGTCGCTGGCATTGAACCATATGCTGGACGCGCTGGATGAAGCGGATGAAGGCTTAATTGAACGACTCGAAATGAAGATTAAGCAGTGGAAAAAGGATAACGATTAA
- a CDS encoding M56 family metallopeptidase, with translation MWKTRSKILFTVGFGIPVLVLVQMFMYAMYKIYGWDIRLNLLWLCNHWMSQLGWMSVGHFLMLLVVLTFVGTSWMLSVRIIQTRAALTKLRSMEIRTWSAELSARYRHLKKPRFLVVDKPSPAAFTIGLWQPCIVLSTGLLSMLDPDEERAVIYHEVHHLRHRDPLKTTMLSVFAAVMPYIPVLKHTSQQYRTVREILADNEAIERTGNAAGIGSALLKLLRTCSPSGEGRAPTIQSSFADTSVNVRISRLLDPELDVALRLPRYAILVSAAVFLLLSILFVWSIG, from the coding sequence ATGTGGAAGACCCGTTCCAAGATTTTGTTCACCGTCGGGTTTGGTATTCCGGTACTTGTGCTCGTGCAGATGTTCATGTATGCGATGTACAAAATATATGGATGGGATATCCGGCTGAATCTGTTATGGCTGTGCAATCACTGGATGAGCCAGTTGGGCTGGATGTCTGTAGGGCATTTCTTAATGCTGCTGGTGGTGCTGACTTTCGTGGGTACAAGCTGGATGCTGTCTGTACGAATTATTCAGACTCGGGCAGCATTGACCAAGCTCCGCTCGATGGAGATTCGAACGTGGTCAGCGGAGCTGAGTGCAAGATACCGGCACCTCAAGAAACCTCGGTTTCTCGTTGTGGACAAGCCTTCTCCAGCAGCGTTTACAATTGGGCTGTGGCAGCCGTGCATCGTGTTATCCACAGGACTGCTCAGCATGCTGGATCCCGATGAAGAGAGAGCTGTCATCTACCATGAGGTTCACCACCTGCGGCATCGGGACCCGCTCAAAACGACAATGCTCTCCGTGTTTGCTGCTGTGATGCCGTATATTCCTGTGCTGAAACATACGTCACAGCAATATCGAACCGTGAGAGAGATTTTAGCGGATAACGAAGCCATTGAACGTACAGGTAACGCTGCCGGTATTGGCAGTGCGCTGTTAAAACTTCTTCGGACATGTTCACCATCAGGTGAAGGCAGAGCGCCAACAATTCAATCCTCGTTTGCCGATACGTCGGTTAATGTGCGTATTTCCCGTTTGCTGGACCCTGAACTGGACGTTGCGCTGCGGTTACCGCGTTATGCCATTCTGGTCTCGGCAGCGGTGTTCCTGTTGTTGTCCATTCTGTTTGTGTGGTCAATTGGATAG
- a CDS encoding DoxX family protein encodes MNNKNVEIGLFFSRIMIGFIFVLHGWSKFEGGISGTVGFFESIGIPGFMASVVAIIELAGGAAMILGLGTRVFAALFIAVMVGALFTAKAGQPFLSGTELDYLLMAGSLTLLLTGSRFLALDYLFNRKGSTRQNVSA; translated from the coding sequence ATGAATAATAAAAACGTTGAAATTGGTCTCTTTTTCTCAAGGATTATGATTGGTTTCATCTTTGTATTACATGGATGGAGCAAATTTGAGGGGGGGATTAGCGGAACCGTTGGTTTCTTCGAAAGTATAGGTATTCCGGGCTTTATGGCTTCGGTTGTTGCCATCATTGAGCTGGCAGGCGGTGCAGCGATGATTCTTGGTTTGGGTACTCGTGTCTTTGCAGCTTTGTTCATCGCTGTTATGGTAGGTGCACTGTTCACAGCCAAGGCAGGTCAGCCCTTCTTGAGCGGAACAGAATTGGATTATCTCTTGATGGCAGGTTCGCTGACTCTTCTTCTGACCGGAAGCCGCTTCCTCGCGCTGGATTATCTATTTAACAGAAAAGGAAGCACACGTCAGAATGTCAGTGCTTGA
- a CDS encoding pirin family protein, which produces MIKVIPSEARSSFDRGWLRGSHSFSFGEYQDSDNTAFGPMRVANDDVIAPGRGFGAHPHSDMEIVSIVLHGKLRHEDSLGNVAVTGFGSIQRMSAGSGVIHTEHNASDTEEVRLLQLWFMPHTKGLEPSYETTSFDIAALEGALVPVASSDGGPRVATVHQDMTIYLGRLSKGKTLEYEQKEGRRMYIFSIEGKLGLQHEHVLHPGDTARVEQTSSMKLEGLEDTFYMLIDLP; this is translated from the coding sequence ATGATTAAGGTCATTCCATCCGAAGCACGTTCCAGCTTTGACAGGGGCTGGCTGCGCGGCAGTCACAGTTTTTCCTTTGGTGAATATCAGGATTCCGACAATACAGCGTTTGGACCGATGCGGGTAGCTAATGATGATGTTATCGCACCAGGTCGCGGTTTTGGGGCACATCCACACAGTGATATGGAGATTGTATCCATCGTGCTGCATGGCAAGCTGAGACATGAGGACAGTCTGGGTAACGTTGCTGTAACAGGCTTTGGCAGCATTCAGCGCATGTCCGCAGGAAGCGGAGTCATTCATACGGAGCATAATGCCTCAGATACCGAGGAGGTAAGACTTCTCCAGCTGTGGTTTATGCCGCATACGAAAGGGCTGGAGCCTTCCTACGAAACGACTTCGTTTGATATAGCGGCCTTGGAAGGTGCTCTTGTGCCTGTAGCCTCCTCCGATGGTGGGCCGCGGGTTGCCACGGTTCATCAAGACATGACGATTTATCTTGGGCGATTATCCAAGGGCAAGACGCTTGAGTATGAGCAAAAAGAAGGGCGCCGCATGTACATTTTCTCCATCGAGGGCAAGCTCGGTTTGCAGCATGAACATGTGCTGCATCCAGGAGATACGGCACGTGTGGAGCAGACCTCTTCCATGAAGCTGGAAGGGCTTGAAGACACTTTTTATATGCTGATTGATCTGCCTTAA
- a CDS encoding spore germination protein codes for MAGKTSSDGGKSKASGASSDSSRHIPLGLPSPPILKQPISGVHTTQIQALKEIFSECSDVVFRNVMITPEVQGLLVYVEGIVNSADIQEHMLRPLIRGLIQQRTDEPDVPIDDTRIELTQVKRVQTWAAATEGVLASSALLVMDGEAEAWLFNVKGGIRRGVEEPQTESVIRGPREGFTETLRMNTALLRFKLKTPALKMVSMTLGSDTKTDVVLVYLEGVADPKLIQDAKKRLEKIEIDGILESGYIEELIEDHPYSPFPQLHYSERPDTVAANLLEGRFSIMVDGTPFALIAPVTMWQMLQASEDYYERFFITNLIRWIRFLFVAIALFLPALYIAVTTYHQDMLPTTLILSIAGAREAIPFPALIEALIMELSFEALREAGVRLPKTVGQAVSILGALVIGQAAVQAGIVSAPMVIIVSMTGIASFTIPRFNFAITVRLLRFPIMLLAGMLGLYGIVIGLVLISVHLTQMTSFGVPYLSGLSPYSKKDTKDILVRVPWWKMINRPSTVHRDRKRMTRDINGSPEAEEGW; via the coding sequence ATGGCAGGTAAAACATCATCAGACGGTGGTAAGTCCAAAGCTTCAGGAGCATCCTCCGACAGCAGCAGACATATACCCTTGGGACTGCCGTCCCCGCCTATTCTGAAGCAGCCAATTAGTGGAGTTCATACGACTCAGATTCAGGCATTAAAAGAAATATTCTCGGAATGTTCCGACGTAGTATTCCGCAATGTTATGATCACACCGGAGGTGCAGGGACTCCTCGTATACGTCGAGGGCATCGTGAATTCGGCAGATATTCAGGAGCATATGCTGCGTCCGCTTATTCGGGGACTGATTCAGCAGCGAACAGACGAGCCGGATGTGCCGATTGATGATACACGGATTGAATTAACACAGGTAAAGCGAGTTCAGACCTGGGCCGCTGCGACAGAGGGCGTGCTTGCCTCATCGGCGTTACTGGTCATGGATGGAGAAGCTGAAGCATGGCTTTTCAATGTCAAGGGCGGTATAAGAAGGGGCGTAGAAGAGCCGCAGACGGAATCGGTCATCCGCGGACCCCGGGAGGGATTCACGGAGACGCTCCGCATGAATACAGCTTTACTGCGGTTCAAGCTGAAGACACCTGCACTCAAAATGGTGAGTATGACACTGGGCTCCGATACGAAAACAGATGTTGTTTTGGTCTACCTGGAAGGAGTCGCCGATCCCAAATTGATTCAGGACGCCAAGAAACGTCTCGAAAAAATTGAAATTGACGGTATTTTGGAGAGTGGTTACATTGAGGAGCTCATTGAAGATCATCCTTATTCTCCTTTTCCGCAGCTGCACTACTCGGAGCGTCCAGATACGGTTGCTGCAAACCTGCTGGAAGGTCGATTCTCCATCATGGTGGACGGGACACCGTTTGCATTGATTGCACCTGTGACCATGTGGCAGATGCTGCAGGCAAGCGAGGATTACTATGAGCGGTTTTTCATTACGAATCTGATTCGCTGGATTCGCTTTTTGTTCGTAGCGATTGCTCTGTTCCTGCCAGCTCTGTATATCGCGGTTACAACCTATCATCAGGACATGCTTCCAACCACACTGATTCTCAGTATTGCCGGTGCCCGTGAAGCTATTCCTTTCCCGGCGCTGATCGAAGCGCTCATTATGGAATTATCCTTTGAAGCGCTTCGAGAGGCCGGGGTCAGGCTGCCCAAGACGGTGGGGCAAGCGGTCAGCATTCTCGGTGCCCTGGTGATCGGCCAAGCTGCCGTACAGGCAGGTATTGTGTCTGCCCCAATGGTTATCATCGTGTCGATGACGGGCATAGCTTCCTTCACTATTCCGCGCTTTAACTTTGCCATTACCGTAAGGCTGCTGCGGTTTCCGATCATGCTTCTGGCAGGCATGTTAGGGTTATACGGCATAGTCATTGGTCTGGTACTCATCTCCGTGCATCTGACACAGATGACATCATTTGGTGTACCATATCTGTCTGGTTTAAGTCCGTACAGCAAGAAGGATACCAAAGATATTTTGGTCCGGGTGCCTTGGTGGAAAATGATCAATCGCCCTTCGACTGTACATCGGGACCGCAAACGTATGACCAGAGATATTAATGGTTCGCCGGAAGCTGAGGAAGGATGGTGA
- a CDS encoding Ger(x)C family spore germination protein, protein MQVLIKYRAVIALILCTSMLAGCWDREEINDIAFVIGIAVDKEEENYRASLQIALPGQSGASGSEGGGGGTSGDKSWFLLSNTGPTLRETTLAGQKSLSRKIYYAHRRTILIGEELAREGVASMLDLLTRYPLNRLSAMPVVTRGEAYKVIDTDAPIEKFPSEMVRELCFLNMRNPRSLKTFIDSILSEGIDPFLPIASVSDSVPKDWKDSKTNIKLDGLAIFKKDKLVGMMDKEPADALILAMGEANAPEVLIKAPRGKGDLFIKLNENNASLHPHIENGKVSITIELYAKGVLVDNESNYGDRQEKEILNINEAVHQKLKEDIEEGVHLVQKKFKADILGMGRSIHQQRPKEWKKIKDRWDVLYPDVKVNVEPHVIIENVGVVNKPIGVVEEDIVHD, encoded by the coding sequence ATGCAGGTTCTTATCAAATACAGAGCTGTGATTGCGCTGATTCTGTGTACTTCCATGCTAGCAGGCTGCTGGGATCGCGAAGAGATCAATGACATTGCCTTTGTTATCGGCATTGCCGTTGATAAAGAAGAGGAGAACTACAGAGCAAGCCTGCAAATTGCTCTTCCAGGACAGTCAGGTGCATCAGGCAGTGAGGGTGGTGGCGGGGGGACCAGTGGTGATAAGTCATGGTTCCTGCTCTCGAACACGGGTCCAACGCTGCGGGAAACAACACTTGCAGGTCAGAAATCATTGTCTCGCAAAATTTATTATGCGCATCGCCGAACCATCCTCATTGGAGAGGAGCTTGCCCGGGAAGGTGTGGCCTCGATGCTGGATTTACTCACGCGGTATCCGCTCAACCGGTTATCGGCAATGCCTGTCGTCACTCGGGGTGAAGCTTATAAAGTCATTGATACGGATGCTCCCATTGAGAAATTCCCTTCAGAGATGGTGCGAGAGTTATGTTTCCTGAATATGCGAAATCCGCGTTCTCTCAAAACATTTATCGACTCCATTCTGAGCGAGGGTATTGATCCTTTTCTGCCTATTGCTTCGGTTTCGGACAGCGTACCGAAAGATTGGAAAGACTCCAAGACCAATATCAAGCTGGATGGTCTGGCTATTTTCAAAAAAGATAAACTTGTAGGCATGATGGATAAGGAACCAGCAGATGCTCTGATTCTGGCGATGGGTGAAGCGAATGCACCTGAAGTTTTGATCAAGGCCCCTCGAGGGAAAGGGGATTTGTTTATCAAGCTGAACGAGAACAATGCTTCGCTTCACCCTCATATAGAGAATGGGAAGGTGAGTATAACCATTGAACTCTATGCCAAAGGGGTATTGGTCGACAACGAATCCAATTATGGGGATCGGCAGGAGAAGGAGATTCTTAATATTAATGAGGCTGTTCACCAGAAGCTCAAAGAGGATATTGAAGAAGGGGTCCATCTGGTACAGAAGAAGTTCAAAGCGGACATTCTCGGTATGGGCAGATCAATTCATCAGCAGCGGCCAAAGGAGTGGAAGAAGATTAAGGATCGTTGGGATGTTCTCTATCCGGACGTCAAGGTGAATGTAGAGCCCCATGTCATCATTGAGAATGTTGGCGTTGTCAATAAACCGATCGGGGTCGTGGAGGAGGACATTGTGCATGATTAA
- a CDS encoding endospore germination permease — MSQKVTHRQMVLIIMLLSITGTLLQPHAQAIFYAEQHAYLCYVPVVLIMFTSMWMLSRVQRRFPDKDLFESLAERFPFLGRVTGFLYITFFFFVLARDIRLTGDYVSITLLETTPISIIVLSLIVMAVFIVRGGLGSLIGMVELYVTLFVLNSIIVPFMLIQQINLDNLKPYLDVDLAGVGTGSWYIFSFYGEMIALPFVVRGSDFRVKSILSGTIVTGLLLMLIVVETIASIGVPIASRLVYPSYELARQLQISDFLDRFDLALAAATLPCIITKIAFDLYFVCWGLKRMIPKVSGKVLTGPIALLGFVCAFWFFRNAVQLNRFTREWTWIAIVFEVLFPIVLFLFLRPRKKDAQHVPDSGSEERASRDKQRKEDEKQQAHAEPDHSEEKSGEKKGKTSHGGGNLQPS; from the coding sequence ATGAGTCAGAAAGTAACCCACCGACAAATGGTATTGATCATTATGCTGCTCAGTATTACAGGTACGCTGCTTCAACCTCATGCTCAGGCCATTTTTTATGCAGAACAGCATGCTTATCTCTGTTACGTACCGGTTGTTCTGATTATGTTTACATCGATGTGGATGCTCAGCCGTGTCCAGCGGCGTTTTCCAGACAAGGATTTGTTTGAGTCGCTGGCGGAGCGCTTCCCCTTCCTCGGGAGAGTAACGGGGTTTCTATACATCACGTTTTTCTTCTTTGTACTTGCCAGAGATATACGGCTAACAGGGGATTATGTAAGTATCACGTTACTTGAAACAACACCTATATCGATAATCGTGCTTTCTTTGATTGTCATGGCCGTTTTTATCGTTAGGGGAGGTCTCGGTTCCCTAATCGGTATGGTGGAGTTATATGTGACTCTATTTGTGTTAAACTCCATCATCGTTCCGTTTATGCTGATTCAGCAGATCAATCTGGATAATTTGAAGCCCTATCTCGATGTTGACCTCGCGGGAGTGGGGACAGGAAGCTGGTATATCTTTTCATTTTATGGTGAGATGATTGCCCTGCCTTTTGTGGTAAGAGGTAGTGACTTTCGCGTGAAGTCAATTCTTTCGGGTACTATTGTTACGGGATTGCTGCTGATGCTGATTGTTGTAGAAACGATTGCTTCAATCGGTGTACCCATTGCTTCAAGACTTGTATATCCATCGTATGAGCTGGCAAGACAGCTGCAGATCAGTGACTTCCTGGATCGGTTTGATCTGGCGCTTGCTGCCGCAACGCTGCCTTGTATTATTACCAAGATTGCATTTGACCTGTATTTTGTATGCTGGGGATTAAAACGAATGATTCCGAAGGTGTCTGGTAAAGTATTAACTGGACCGATTGCGCTGCTGGGTTTTGTATGTGCCTTTTGGTTTTTCCGCAATGCGGTTCAGCTCAATCGCTTTACTCGAGAGTGGACGTGGATTGCGATCGTGTTCGAGGTGTTATTCCCAATTGTATTGTTTCTTTTCCTTCGTCCGCGCAAGAAGGATGCACAGCATGTCCCGGATTCCGGGTCCGAAGAACGTGCGTCCAGAGACAAACAGCGCAAAGAGGATGAGAAGCAGCAGGCACACGCTGAACCGGATCACTCTGAAGAAAAGTCCGGGGAAAAGAAGGGGAAAACATCACATGGTGGCGGTAATCTGCAGCCTTCCTGA
- a CDS encoding uroporphyrinogen-III synthase, with protein MAQHLAGVRVALTGPRKSKEMSLLVEKMGGVPLVRPAQGTVFLDDRSIRDGLVSWISNPPDWAVFTTGMGLDALFDMAEDMDVAGQFRNVLSESNVAARGYKTVNALRKLKLTPLVRDDDGSTDGLIREFGSHDLSGKKVMLQLHGETAPKLVHWLEEQGAVVRQVLPYRHVPPEEAALKQLLDEVLRHELHAVAFTSGPQVRFLTEYAASQGKLEQMLKAFREGVVPASVGKVTANAMREEGIEALVVPEEEKMGALIVELGRYFAANPVGVRGES; from the coding sequence ATGGCGCAGCATTTGGCAGGGGTAAGAGTAGCATTAACCGGACCGCGAAAGTCCAAAGAGATGTCTTTATTAGTAGAAAAAATGGGTGGAGTCCCTCTTGTGCGTCCTGCACAAGGAACGGTATTTCTGGATGACCGCAGCATCAGGGATGGATTGGTCTCCTGGATTTCCAATCCGCCGGATTGGGCTGTGTTTACAACCGGTATGGGACTGGATGCCTTGTTTGACATGGCGGAGGATATGGATGTGGCCGGGCAGTTTCGGAATGTGCTGTCTGAATCGAATGTCGCAGCCAGAGGATACAAAACGGTAAATGCACTTCGGAAGCTGAAGTTAACACCTTTGGTACGAGACGATGATGGCAGTACGGACGGATTGATTCGTGAGTTCGGCTCGCATGATCTCTCAGGTAAAAAGGTGATGCTGCAGCTGCACGGAGAAACGGCCCCCAAGCTGGTCCACTGGCTGGAAGAGCAGGGAGCCGTCGTACGCCAAGTGCTGCCTTATCGTCACGTACCACCGGAAGAAGCTGCGTTGAAGCAGCTTTTGGATGAAGTCCTTCGGCATGAGCTGCATGCCGTAGCTTTTACAAGTGGTCCGCAAGTTCGATTTTTAACGGAATATGCCGCTTCTCAAGGAAAGCTGGAGCAGATGCTGAAGGCCTTCAGGGAAGGTGTAGTTCCGGCTTCCGTCGGTAAAGTGACCGCAAATGCGATGCGTGAGGAAGGCATTGAAGCACTCGTTGTACCGGAGGAAGAGAAGATGGGTGCACTTATTGTTGAACTGGGGCGTTATTTTGCTGCTAATCCGGTTGGTGTCCGGGGGGAGTCTTAG
- a CDS encoding sirohydrochlorin chelatase, producing the protein MDAILLVGHGSRDPEGNRELKEFARGVAEQAPENTLVETCFLELTRPSIADGVTACVDRGATRVVLVPIILFAAGHAKIDIPNAIDRAKARYPQVQFIYGRPIGVHEKVVQIMQTRLQEAQPVRAAAQGEGETDTAAAVAAPPAALSVTDEETAVLVLGRGSSDPDANSDFFKMTRMLWEKLPYRWAESSFIGVTQPSFPDGLERCLLLGAKKIIVMPYFLFTGVLIKRIDEMTAEFAAAHPDIQVEIGGYFGFHPKLVELVLERAHEGLYGRVAANCDNCQFRLEAAKHHHHHHDHDHGHDHDEHDHHHHDHDHHHEDQHVHSHDEHTHHNHDHSHDHEHEHTEQGSVHHEASLDFHHDHDGEMHHTHHEREVNRNSGQRAAQEPVHVQPDTSSVHAQAAAASEQVKHS; encoded by the coding sequence ATGGATGCCATTTTGTTGGTGGGACACGGGAGCCGTGATCCTGAGGGAAACCGTGAGTTAAAGGAGTTTGCGCGTGGGGTTGCCGAGCAGGCACCAGAGAACACGCTGGTGGAGACCTGTTTTCTGGAGTTAACGAGACCGAGTATTGCTGATGGTGTGACAGCTTGTGTAGACAGAGGTGCGACGCGTGTTGTACTGGTGCCGATCATTTTGTTTGCAGCCGGTCATGCCAAGATTGACATTCCGAATGCCATTGACCGTGCCAAAGCACGTTATCCTCAGGTGCAGTTTATATACGGACGCCCGATTGGCGTACATGAAAAAGTGGTGCAGATTATGCAAACTCGCCTGCAGGAGGCACAGCCTGTGCGGGCTGCAGCTCAAGGTGAAGGTGAAACAGATACAGCAGCTGCAGTAGCCGCTCCGCCTGCTGCGTTGAGCGTAACGGATGAAGAGACAGCCGTGCTTGTGTTGGGACGGGGGAGCAGTGACCCGGATGCGAACAGTGACTTTTTCAAAATGACCCGTATGCTGTGGGAGAAGCTTCCGTATAGATGGGCGGAAAGCAGTTTTATCGGGGTTACCCAGCCTTCTTTCCCGGATGGCTTGGAGCGCTGCCTGCTGCTTGGTGCGAAAAAAATTATTGTCATGCCGTACTTCCTCTTTACCGGTGTGCTGATTAAACGCATTGACGAGATGACGGCTGAATTTGCAGCTGCACATCCAGACATTCAGGTCGAAATTGGTGGTTATTTCGGTTTCCATCCAAAGTTGGTCGAGCTTGTGCTGGAGCGTGCTCACGAGGGATTGTACGGGCGTGTGGCAGCGAACTGCGACAACTGCCAATTCCGACTTGAAGCGGCCAAACACCATCATCACCATCACGACCACGACCATGGGCATGACCACGATGAACATGATCATCACCATCATGATCACGATCACCACCACGAAGATCAACATGTCCACAGTCATGATGAGCATACTCATCACAACCATGACCATAGTCACGACCACGAACATGAGCATACAGAACAGGGTTCCGTCCACCATGAGGCATCGCTTGATTTCCATCATGACCATGATGGAGAGATGCACCACACACATCACGAGCGTGAGGTCAACCGGAACAGCGGGCAGCGGGCAGCGCAGGAGCCCGTTCATGTACAGCCAGATACGTCCTCTGTTCACGCACAGGCCGCAGCGGCTTCAGAGCAGGTGAAGCATTCATGA
- the cobK gene encoding precorrin-6A reductase has translation MIFMLCGTSDARELALQIRQQGYDVLTSVVTDSAAQSLAEAGLSVRTGRLTVEAMVQLIREKNTSVFVDASHPFAEEAHANAMEAAKQAGIPYIRYERTGLVYDDHELLHVVSSYDEAALKAKELKGSVMLTTGSKTLQIFTKHLLGDPDIRLVARMLPRLDNMEKCAELGVEQRNIIAMQGPFSREMNEALYKHYAATVMVTKESGKTGAVDEKIQSALELGIHVVLISRPEAEFGTVFDHYDGILNELNEMLRQSFLR, from the coding sequence ATGATTTTCATGTTGTGCGGCACCAGTGATGCACGGGAACTTGCGCTTCAAATCCGGCAGCAGGGCTATGACGTATTAACCTCCGTTGTGACGGATAGCGCGGCCCAAAGTCTGGCGGAAGCCGGACTGTCTGTGCGGACAGGCCGATTGACGGTAGAGGCGATGGTGCAGCTGATCCGTGAAAAAAACACCTCTGTCTTTGTGGATGCAAGTCATCCTTTTGCCGAAGAAGCACATGCGAATGCTATGGAAGCCGCGAAACAGGCGGGCATCCCTTACATTCGTTACGAACGAACCGGGCTTGTTTACGATGACCATGAACTACTGCATGTCGTGTCATCTTATGATGAAGCAGCGCTCAAAGCCAAAGAGCTGAAAGGTTCCGTGATGCTGACAACAGGCAGCAAAACGCTGCAAATCTTCACCAAGCACCTGCTCGGTGATCCGGATATACGACTTGTTGCACGCATGCTCCCCCGTCTCGACAATATGGAGAAATGCGCTGAGCTGGGCGTAGAGCAGCGCAATATTATTGCGATGCAGGGACCCTTTTCCCGAGAAATGAACGAAGCACTGTACAAGCACTATGCAGCAACGGTGATGGTTACCAAGGAAAGCGGCAAAACCGGGGCCGTGGACGAGAAAATCCAGTCTGCACTGGAACTGGGGATTCATGTTGTGCTGATCTCACGTCCAGAGGCGGAGTTTGGCACGGTATTTGATCACTATGACGGTATACTAAACGAGCTGAACGAGATGCTGAGGCAGTCATTTCTCCGATAG